The proteins below are encoded in one region of Parvicella tangerina:
- a CDS encoding tetratricopeptide repeat-containing sensor histidine kinase: MNFKFIEVFGVLLALIFCSKHLPAQNPEVVDSILMELPDLAKKDKSPYLTELSWQYILSDIDKSYKYALQALECAEFSKDSNQLSDAYNTLGAVYMKKTNYDSAIFFNERALEIRKAQNDIRGIGGSYSKLGNIYTDQGYMDKALDYQLKALKLFIECEDPYAEAQTYNNICQIYSYLDNFEMAIFYSNKCIRMYDELDYPYGEATAIANLALYYEEKNMLDSAIYFTKKSSEIFESINDWADLGNSENMLGIYLRKQGKDQEGLQHYLKALKIAEKNEDGFSMAQFRANAAAAYLDLNMLDSAYLFYTASLKKAKEFNLLRVERQCYDGLADYFERTNNYKQSLEYRKSYEKLNDSITNIEIQESMALADAKFQSTYNKQLVLEKENIIQKEQKEKALLSKQNAEKESQLRTTQLVFTFIGSLVILAGVVVFFWVNRVRLNREKQFAQNLAKEKEKGLQKIIQAQEQERSRIARDLHDGIVQDIVAIKMSLKRNDENAVSDLAGRLDKAASEVRAISHAMMPYALKELTLDEALGDLLSKALSNTGIEKDYDFLSYSGATLNDEQKVNVYRIVQELLNNTIKHSEAKKVTVMVSIRNNFLTLTYEDDGKGFDRTQKEAGLGVLNIESRVGVLRGEMKFESERGKGVLYILKIPL, from the coding sequence ATGAATTTTAAGTTTATTGAAGTTTTTGGTGTATTGTTAGCACTTATCTTTTGCTCAAAGCATCTGCCTGCTCAAAATCCTGAGGTAGTAGATAGTATTCTTATGGAGCTGCCAGATCTTGCTAAGAAGGATAAATCTCCTTACCTCACAGAACTCTCCTGGCAGTATATTCTCAGTGATATTGACAAAAGCTACAAGTATGCATTGCAGGCTCTGGAATGCGCTGAGTTTAGTAAAGACTCTAATCAACTTTCTGATGCCTACAATACACTGGGGGCAGTTTACATGAAAAAAACGAACTACGATTCAGCAATCTTTTTTAATGAAAGGGCTTTGGAAATAAGAAAAGCCCAGAATGATATTAGAGGCATTGGCGGCTCTTATAGTAAGCTGGGAAATATTTATACGGATCAAGGTTATATGGACAAAGCGTTAGACTATCAATTGAAAGCTTTGAAACTTTTTATAGAATGCGAGGATCCTTATGCCGAGGCGCAAACGTATAACAATATCTGCCAAATCTACAGTTACTTGGATAATTTTGAGATGGCAATATTTTACTCCAACAAGTGCATCAGGATGTATGATGAGTTAGACTATCCCTATGGTGAGGCTACCGCAATTGCAAATTTGGCGCTCTACTATGAGGAAAAAAACATGTTGGACAGTGCGATCTATTTTACAAAGAAAAGCAGTGAGATTTTTGAATCAATAAACGATTGGGCTGACCTCGGGAATTCTGAGAATATGCTTGGAATCTATTTACGTAAGCAAGGGAAAGATCAGGAGGGGTTGCAACACTACCTCAAAGCTTTAAAGATTGCTGAAAAAAATGAAGATGGTTTTAGCATGGCCCAATTCAGAGCAAATGCTGCGGCTGCTTATCTGGATTTAAACATGTTGGATTCGGCCTATTTGTTTTACACAGCGTCTCTCAAAAAAGCAAAGGAGTTTAACCTCCTTAGAGTTGAAAGACAGTGCTATGATGGGTTGGCTGACTACTTTGAACGTACTAATAACTATAAGCAAAGTCTTGAATACCGTAAATCTTACGAAAAACTAAACGACAGTATAACGAACATTGAGATTCAAGAGTCAATGGCTTTGGCTGATGCTAAGTTTCAGTCTACGTATAACAAACAACTTGTTCTTGAAAAGGAAAACATTATTCAAAAGGAGCAAAAGGAAAAGGCATTGTTGTCAAAACAGAATGCTGAAAAAGAAAGTCAGCTGCGAACCACCCAACTTGTGTTCACATTTATTGGCTCACTTGTTATTCTAGCTGGAGTTGTGGTGTTTTTCTGGGTGAATAGAGTCAGACTTAACCGAGAAAAGCAGTTTGCCCAGAACCTTGCCAAAGAAAAGGAAAAAGGACTGCAAAAAATAATTCAGGCTCAGGAGCAGGAAAGATCAAGGATTGCCAGAGATTTGCATGACGGTATTGTTCAGGACATTGTGGCAATTAAGATGAGTCTTAAAAGAAATGATGAAAATGCAGTTAGTGATTTGGCAGGCCGTTTAGACAAGGCGGCTTCTGAAGTACGTGCTATTTCTCACGCTATGATGCCCTATGCACTCAAGGAGCTTACGCTGGATGAAGCTTTGGGAGACCTTCTTAGTAAAGCGCTTTCAAATACTGGAATAGAGAAAGACTATGATTTTCTGAGTTACTCAGGCGCAACGCTCAATGATGAGCAAAAGGTAAATGTTTACAGAATTGTTCAGGAGTTGTTGAATAATACGATAAAGCACAGTGAAGCCAAAAAAGTTACGGTTATGGTATCTATCAGGAATAACTTCTTAACCTTGACTTATGAGGACGATGGAAAAGGGTTCGACAGAACTCAGAAAGAAGCAGGGTTGGGTGTGCTTAACATAGAGAGTAGAGTTGGCGTGCTAAGAGGCGAAATGAAATTTGAGTCGGAAAGGGGCAAAGGAGTTCTTTATATTTTGAAAATTCCACTTTAA
- a CDS encoding homogentisate 1,2-dioxygenase codes for MPFYHKLGNIPPKRHTIFKKPNGDFYYEQLFGTIGFDGMSTNMYHEQRPTQVKEILKQYSVAPKVAKGNNIQSYRFRGFQVPAEDDFLDSRKIVLTNSDCNIILAAPRKSTEGYFYKNTDADEMIFIHKGTGKLRTMLGNLDFKYGDYLIIPRGMIYKIDFDTEDNRLFIVESYSPIYTPKRYRNWFGQLLEHSPFCERDIRQPQELETNNESGDFLMKVKKQNEIIEMIYASHPFDVVGYDGYNYPYAFSIHDFEPLTGRIHMPPPIHQTFETDAFVVCSFVPRLYDYHPDAIPAPYNHSNIDSDEVLYYVDGDFMSRNDIGPGHISLHPAGIPHGPHPGAMERSIGEKETCELAVMVDTFKPLKVTEEAMKIADENYFKSWLDK; via the coding sequence ATGCCGTTTTATCATAAGTTGGGAAATATCCCACCAAAAAGACACACGATTTTTAAGAAGCCCAATGGGGACTTTTATTACGAACAACTATTTGGCACGATAGGTTTTGACGGAATGTCAACCAACATGTACCACGAGCAAAGACCAACACAGGTGAAAGAAATACTCAAGCAGTATTCAGTTGCTCCAAAAGTTGCCAAGGGAAACAACATACAATCTTACAGATTTAGAGGTTTTCAGGTTCCAGCTGAGGATGATTTTCTTGACAGTCGTAAAATCGTACTCACGAACAGTGATTGTAATATCATTTTAGCCGCTCCCAGAAAATCAACAGAGGGTTATTTTTACAAGAACACTGATGCTGATGAGATGATCTTCATTCACAAAGGAACAGGTAAGTTGAGAACCATGCTAGGAAATCTAGATTTTAAGTATGGTGATTACCTCATCATACCTCGAGGTATGATCTACAAGATTGATTTTGATACGGAAGACAACCGACTTTTCATTGTTGAGTCCTATTCACCAATATATACGCCAAAGCGATATCGAAACTGGTTTGGACAGTTGTTGGAACATTCACCTTTCTGTGAAAGAGATATTCGCCAACCTCAAGAATTGGAAACAAATAATGAGTCTGGAGATTTCTTAATGAAAGTGAAAAAACAGAACGAGATCATTGAAATGATCTATGCTTCTCACCCTTTTGATGTGGTTGGGTATGATGGTTACAATTATCCATACGCTTTTTCTATTCATGATTTTGAACCACTAACAGGTAGGATTCACATGCCACCTCCAATTCACCAAACGTTTGAAACGGATGCATTTGTGGTTTGTTCTTTTGTGCCTAGACTTTATGATTATCACCCAGATGCTATTCCCGCTCCATACAACCATAGTAACATTGATAGTGATGAGGTACTCTACTACGTTGATGGTGATTTTATGAGCCGAAACGACATCGGACCTGGTCATATTTCTCTGCATCCTGCAGGAATTCCGCATGGCCCACACCCAGGTGCTATGGAAAGAAGTATTGGAGAAAAAGAAACGTGTGAACTTGCGGTTATGGTGGATACCTTCAAGCCACTAAAAGTAACAGAAGAAGCGATGAAAATTGCTGATGAAAATTATTTTAAATCTTGGTTAGATAAATAA
- a CDS encoding DUF6089 family protein, protein MRIPSKKTLSWLSSTLLLCIISASTVHAQGFYNRNAWKKHRHELNFSLGVSNFLGDVGGRDQVGTNFIWDLEISKTKFAAGFNYLYYLGEKVALRTSLTYGKVAGDDKLTQETFRNNRNLNFESVILEGGVGIEYQFLKEKIGNIYNVKSPTGKKLGMRSFSLGFYVTTGIAGFYFNPVGLDPSGAKVPLKPLSTEGQGFPGGAEPYSNFGIAIPFGFGMRKSINRTLGIKLELTHRFTFTDYIDDVSTVYYDPNYLATNVSPQAAYFSNPELGNLWDRVTAPGQQRGDPTDNDGYMFFTASLYIKLESRRTVYGRNRVRRVKASF, encoded by the coding sequence ATGAGAATACCCTCAAAAAAGACATTATCTTGGTTGTCATCAACCTTGCTATTGTGCATTATATCTGCCTCGACTGTGCACGCTCAGGGGTTTTACAATCGTAATGCTTGGAAAAAGCATAGACATGAGTTGAACTTCAGTTTGGGAGTATCTAACTTTCTAGGAGATGTAGGAGGAAGAGATCAGGTTGGAACCAACTTTATTTGGGATCTTGAGATTTCTAAGACCAAATTTGCGGCAGGATTTAATTACCTCTATTATTTGGGAGAAAAAGTTGCACTAAGGACTTCACTCACCTATGGAAAAGTAGCTGGAGACGATAAACTGACTCAAGAAACCTTTCGTAATAACAGAAACTTGAATTTTGAATCTGTAATTTTAGAAGGTGGTGTTGGCATCGAATATCAATTCCTGAAAGAAAAGATAGGTAACATCTACAATGTCAAAAGTCCAACAGGAAAGAAGCTAGGTATGCGCTCTTTCAGTCTTGGGTTTTATGTAACTACGGGTATTGCTGGTTTTTACTTCAACCCAGTGGGGCTTGACCCAAGCGGGGCTAAGGTTCCTTTAAAGCCATTGAGTACCGAAGGGCAAGGATTTCCTGGCGGAGCTGAACCATACAGTAATTTTGGAATTGCTATACCATTCGGATTTGGAATGAGAAAATCAATCAACCGAACACTAGGTATTAAGCTTGAACTTACTCATCGATTTACCTTTACGGATTACATTGACGATGTGAGTACAGTGTACTATGACCCAAATTATTTGGCAACAAACGTTAGTCCACAAGCAGCTTACTTCAGTAATCCTGAACTAGGTAACCTTTGGGACAGAGTAACCGCTCCTGGTCAGCAAAGAGGAGACCCTACCGATAATGACGGTTACATGTTTTTTACAGCCTCTTTATATATCAAGTTGGAGAGCAGAAGAACTGTATATGGGCGAAACAGAGTTAGGAGAGTTAAGGCTTCTTTCTAA
- a CDS encoding tetratricopeptide repeat-containing sensor histidine kinase: MRLQLPILLFLFGILPSITSAQSVLDSLLSIDQFHEPPRKNVFTNINISREYFVLGEYDAGFSYGKKAMEIANELENDTLLGQSAFFSGLNAFEMNADSGFRYYKISAELLLALKHEWAAFAINNLCTEYTELSWYAEALEYRLKSLDFFKELADTTMIVHTMVRVGYIHDRIGEYDEALSWYEKAEPIAIAQRDTLGIADVYAYRGIAYDELELYDSAHYYNKKAIQLFKAIGEIYAYSIWCSNIGNTYLKQENYEMAEQYLLESLATSDETDQEDKSIKLINLSKVYYHDGMYIKGDSTLSKALEIAKNYSQYKFISEAYLTFSESYEDRGLEEDALLAYKKYKIYEDSSFNEEKANQIAYHNAKFNIQEKEKELLLHKNKSQQLENEKLQIELELASRNFWITLLLALLATGGLLSFFVFQHNRRKLEREKNRALLEEKDKGITAVIAAQEAERTRIARELHDGIVQELTHLKTQLQNMTDGGTAVSRKSILAVAEELDRSAHEVRNISHELMPFALKELGLVAALTDMLEKVLPSNSIQFDFNVIGIQERLPAKYEVAIYRIAQELINNVIKHSGANQLDILLSYRNNKITFRVEDNGVGLSAATGKGIGLQSIKSRLDLLNGVFKFEKEEHQGVVAIIQIPFEIDQ; the protein is encoded by the coding sequence ATGAGATTACAACTGCCCATATTGTTATTTCTCTTTGGTATTCTGCCTTCAATTACCTCTGCACAGAGTGTGTTGGATAGTTTGTTGAGCATTGACCAGTTTCATGAACCACCACGTAAAAATGTATTTACCAACATTAACATTAGCAGAGAGTACTTTGTGCTGGGAGAATATGACGCAGGGTTTTCCTACGGAAAAAAAGCAATGGAAATTGCCAATGAATTGGAAAATGACACTCTTCTAGGACAATCCGCTTTTTTTTCAGGGTTAAATGCTTTTGAAATGAATGCTGACTCTGGTTTCCGCTATTATAAGATTAGTGCGGAGTTATTGCTCGCTCTCAAACACGAGTGGGCTGCCTTTGCAATTAACAACCTTTGCACGGAATATACGGAGTTGAGTTGGTATGCAGAAGCGTTAGAGTATAGGTTGAAGAGCTTGGATTTCTTTAAGGAACTTGCCGATACCACGATGATTGTCCATACGATGGTTCGGGTGGGATATATCCATGACCGAATTGGTGAATACGATGAAGCGTTAAGTTGGTATGAAAAGGCAGAGCCAATAGCAATTGCTCAAAGAGACACGCTGGGAATTGCTGATGTTTATGCCTATCGCGGAATTGCTTATGATGAACTTGAGCTTTATGACTCTGCTCATTATTACAATAAAAAGGCAATTCAGTTATTTAAGGCCATAGGGGAGATTTACGCGTATAGCATTTGGTGTTCAAATATTGGTAATACTTACCTTAAGCAAGAAAACTACGAAATGGCCGAGCAGTATCTATTAGAGTCTCTCGCCACTTCAGACGAAACCGATCAAGAAGATAAGTCAATTAAGTTAATCAATCTATCTAAGGTTTATTATCATGATGGGATGTATATTAAAGGAGATTCAACCTTGTCAAAGGCTCTCGAAATTGCAAAGAATTATTCACAATATAAGTTCATAAGTGAGGCCTATCTCACCTTTTCAGAATCGTATGAGGATAGAGGTCTAGAAGAGGATGCATTGTTGGCATATAAGAAATATAAAATCTACGAAGACTCTTCTTTTAATGAGGAAAAAGCGAACCAGATTGCTTACCATAACGCCAAGTTTAACATTCAGGAAAAGGAAAAGGAACTCCTGTTACATAAGAATAAAAGTCAGCAACTAGAAAATGAAAAGCTTCAAATTGAATTAGAGTTGGCCAGCCGAAATTTTTGGATTACACTACTATTAGCGCTATTGGCTACCGGAGGGTTACTTTCCTTCTTTGTTTTTCAGCACAATCGCAGAAAACTAGAACGAGAAAAGAATCGCGCATTACTTGAAGAGAAAGATAAAGGCATAACAGCAGTGATTGCAGCTCAGGAGGCAGAAAGAACTAGAATTGCAAGGGAATTACACGATGGTATTGTGCAAGAATTAACACACCTCAAGACGCAACTTCAGAACATGACCGATGGTGGGACAGCAGTCAGTAGAAAGAGTATTCTTGCTGTTGCGGAAGAGTTAGATAGGTCGGCCCATGAGGTTCGTAATATTTCGCATGAACTAATGCCCTTCGCGCTTAAAGAGTTAGGTCTTGTAGCTGCACTAACCGACATGCTTGAGAAAGTTCTGCCCTCTAATAGTATTCAGTTTGATTTTAATGTGATCGGCATTCAGGAGCGGTTACCTGCAAAGTATGAAGTAGCTATTTACCGAATTGCTCAGGAGTTGATCAACAATGTGATCAAGCATAGTGGAGCTAACCAATTGGATATTTTGTTGTCTTATAGAAATAACAAGATCACCTTTAGGGTAGAAGATAATGGTGTTGGTTTGTCTGCAGCTACGGGCAAAGGAATAGGGCTCCAGAGCATTAAGAGCAGGTTGGATTTGCTAAATGGCGTATTCAAGTTTGAGAAGGAGGAGCACCAGGGTGTAGTCGCTATTATTCAAATACCATTTGAAATAGACCAATAA
- a CDS encoding response regulator transcription factor — translation MDKKLVVFIADDHELVRQGVSGILESSKHIETVRSFSDGRDLYKAILNEKPDCIFLDIEMPNWDGLKTLREIKTNFPEIPCIMLSMLEERSVIEECVVIGASGYLHKDSSKEELEEAIIKSLEGKVFFSEEANKILTGQRNRVSSSGIELTEPLTHRELEILEKICDGLTSKEIGEQLFVSHRTVEAHKKNLMQKFNVNTTGKLIALALKNRIVK, via the coding sequence ATGGATAAAAAACTTGTTGTTTTTATTGCTGATGACCATGAACTTGTTCGTCAAGGCGTATCAGGTATTCTAGAAAGCTCTAAACATATTGAAACTGTAAGATCTTTTTCTGATGGAAGAGATTTGTACAAAGCAATATTGAATGAGAAGCCAGATTGCATTTTTCTCGATATTGAAATGCCTAATTGGGATGGATTGAAGACGTTAAGAGAGATTAAAACGAATTTTCCTGAGATACCTTGTATAATGCTCTCCATGCTTGAGGAAAGATCAGTTATTGAGGAATGTGTTGTAATCGGTGCTTCAGGGTATTTACACAAGGACTCTTCAAAAGAGGAGTTGGAGGAAGCGATTATTAAAAGTCTTGAAGGAAAGGTGTTTTTCTCAGAAGAAGCCAACAAAATTCTTACTGGACAACGTAATCGGGTCAGTAGCTCGGGAATAGAGCTCACGGAACCGCTAACTCATCGAGAACTGGAGATTTTGGAGAAAATATGTGATGGACTCACTTCAAAGGAAATTGGTGAGCAGCTTTTTGTCAGTCATAGGACGGTTGAAGCACATAAGAAAAATCTCATGCAAAAGTTTAACGTAAACACCACTGGAAAGCTTATTGCACTGGCTTTAAAGAATAGAATTGTGAAGTAA
- the pheT gene encoding phenylalanine--tRNA ligase subunit beta, whose translation MKISLNWLKDFIDISIPAEQVSEILTDIGLEVEKMAEVDTVPGGLKGLLIGEVVSTELHPNADRLKITQVSLGENEMAQIVCGAPNVAAGQKVVVAVPGTTIYPTSGEPFKIKKSKIRGVESLGMICAEDEIGLGHSHEGIMVLDSSAPVGIEAAKYFNVESDIVFEIGLTPNRADAMSHYGVARDLMVAFKHKGVLSDDAKICRHSVTEFACDSKDLTIPVEVENKEACPRYASVSISGVAVKDSPKWLKDRLNAIGVRPINNIVDVTNYVLHELGQPLHAFDADVVGDKVFVGNMPEGSKFVTLDEVERELSEADLMIKNGSGGMCIAGVFGGNESGVTEKTTKVFLESAYFDPVSVRKTAKRHGLNTDASFRFERGIDPNITVHALKRAALLIKELAGGLISSEISDIQSKVFEPFEFDVSLEKLCRLVGVDIPEKVVVSILNNLSIQTTKKDEDTYMLEVPPYRVDVQREADIAEEILRIYGFNNVSLPEKLNSSITHREELDKEKVQHLISDLLVDKGLVEAMSNSLTKSNYSSLIETKEVRDDFEVRMLNPLSTDLDVMRQTLLFGGLEAVRLNQNHGNEDVGLFEFGKIYQKFESDFSERKLLALFLSGNQEPEAWNSNKGEFSFYTLKGLVEAILTKLGILKNHNYSAVKSAFFEDGMELSIAKKRVARMGWVNGKLKEHFDLRNAVFYAEIDWDVVLSLLKMNKVKFKELNKFPAVTRDLSMLVDKPVKFEELLETAEKAERKLLKRVSLFDVYEGKNLPEGKKSYALRFVLHDESKTLKDKEIEKSMERIQSALEKSFNIQLR comes from the coding sequence ATGAAGATTTCTTTGAATTGGCTAAAGGACTTTATTGATATATCTATTCCAGCAGAACAGGTGTCTGAAATACTTACGGACATTGGTTTAGAAGTAGAGAAAATGGCTGAGGTGGATACGGTCCCAGGAGGATTAAAGGGTTTGCTTATCGGAGAAGTTGTATCCACTGAACTTCACCCAAATGCAGATCGTCTTAAAATCACTCAAGTAAGTTTAGGAGAAAATGAGATGGCGCAAATTGTCTGTGGAGCACCGAACGTTGCTGCGGGTCAAAAGGTAGTTGTTGCTGTTCCCGGAACGACCATTTACCCAACATCAGGAGAGCCATTTAAGATAAAAAAATCCAAAATTAGAGGAGTAGAATCACTGGGAATGATTTGTGCTGAAGATGAAATTGGGCTGGGGCACTCCCATGAAGGCATTATGGTTTTAGACTCTTCGGCTCCCGTTGGAATCGAAGCTGCAAAGTATTTTAATGTTGAAAGTGATATCGTTTTTGAGATTGGGCTAACGCCTAACAGGGCAGATGCGATGAGTCACTATGGTGTGGCGAGAGACTTGATGGTTGCGTTTAAGCACAAAGGGGTTTTATCAGATGACGCGAAAATCTGTAGACATAGTGTAACAGAGTTCGCATGCGACTCCAAGGATTTGACAATACCAGTAGAAGTCGAAAATAAAGAAGCTTGTCCAAGGTATGCCAGCGTATCCATTTCTGGAGTGGCAGTAAAAGATTCTCCTAAATGGTTAAAGGATAGGTTGAATGCTATAGGTGTTAGACCGATCAACAACATTGTGGATGTTACGAATTATGTGTTGCATGAATTGGGTCAGCCCCTACACGCATTTGATGCTGATGTTGTTGGAGATAAAGTTTTTGTGGGTAATATGCCAGAGGGTTCCAAATTTGTTACCCTTGATGAGGTTGAGAGAGAGTTATCAGAAGCTGATTTAATGATCAAGAATGGTTCTGGAGGAATGTGTATTGCGGGTGTTTTTGGTGGAAATGAATCTGGAGTTACGGAAAAAACAACAAAAGTGTTTTTAGAAAGCGCTTATTTCGATCCCGTTAGTGTCAGAAAAACAGCAAAACGACATGGATTAAACACAGATGCATCATTCAGGTTTGAGAGAGGGATCGATCCAAACATTACGGTGCATGCGCTTAAAAGAGCTGCGCTTTTGATTAAAGAGTTGGCAGGGGGACTAATTTCTTCAGAGATATCTGATATTCAGTCGAAAGTTTTTGAACCTTTTGAGTTTGACGTTAGCCTTGAAAAGTTATGTCGTTTGGTGGGAGTTGATATTCCAGAAAAGGTGGTTGTTTCTATTTTGAACAACTTATCCATTCAAACGACAAAAAAAGATGAGGATACTTATATGCTAGAAGTACCCCCGTATCGAGTAGATGTGCAGCGTGAGGCAGATATTGCCGAGGAAATCCTGAGGATATATGGATTTAACAATGTGTCTCTACCTGAAAAGCTAAATTCAAGCATCACTCACAGAGAAGAGCTGGACAAAGAAAAGGTGCAGCATTTGATTAGTGATTTGCTCGTAGACAAAGGCTTGGTTGAAGCGATGTCTAATTCACTTACCAAATCAAACTATAGTTCGCTGATTGAAACAAAAGAGGTTCGAGACGACTTTGAGGTAAGAATGCTGAATCCATTAAGTACAGACTTAGATGTGATGCGTCAAACATTACTTTTTGGAGGTCTGGAGGCGGTCCGTTTGAATCAAAATCATGGAAATGAGGATGTGGGATTGTTTGAGTTTGGTAAAATATACCAGAAATTTGAAAGTGACTTTTCTGAGCGCAAATTATTAGCCCTGTTTCTTTCTGGAAATCAAGAACCTGAGGCTTGGAACTCAAATAAAGGAGAGTTCTCTTTTTATACCCTAAAAGGTTTGGTAGAAGCTATTTTAACAAAACTCGGAATACTTAAGAACCATAATTATTCAGCCGTAAAATCTGCCTTCTTTGAGGATGGAATGGAATTGTCCATAGCAAAGAAACGAGTAGCAAGAATGGGCTGGGTGAATGGTAAACTGAAGGAGCATTTCGATTTGAGAAACGCGGTGTTCTATGCAGAAATTGATTGGGATGTTGTGCTAAGTTTGTTGAAGATGAATAAGGTGAAGTTCAAGGAGTTGAACAAATTCCCAGCTGTAACCAGAGACCTTTCGATGTTGGTAGATAAACCAGTGAAGTTTGAGGAACTGCTGGAAACTGCTGAAAAAGCAGAAAGGAAGCTGTTGAAGAGAGTTTCACTTTTTGATGTCTATGAGGGAAAAAACCTCCCTGAAGGTAAAAAGTCCTATGCGTTGAGGTTTGTCCTTCACGATGAAAGCAAGACCCTTAAGGATAAGGAAATTGAGAAGAGTATGGAGCGAATTCAGTCAGCCTTGGAGAAGTCCTTTAATATTCAATTGCGATAA
- the hppD gene encoding 4-hydroxyphenylpyruvate dioxygenase has translation MSDIKNVDYGLEKIFEGAQDFLPLLGTDYVELYVGNAKQAAHFYKTAFGFQSYAYKGLETGSKDTVSYVVKQDKIRLVLTTPLNSKHPINDHIVKHGDGVKVVALWVDDATQAWKETTSRGAKSYMEPTTEKDEHGEIVRSGIYTYGETVHIFVERKNYDGLFMPGFVKWESEYNPEPLGLKYIDHMVGNVGWGEMNTWVKWYEDIMGFENFLSFDDKQIHTEYSALMSKVMSNGNGRIKFPINEPAEGKKKSQIEEYLDFYEGPGVQHIAVATNDIIATVKGMRARGVEFLSTPPDTYYSAAPERLAEFDHELREDLETLKKLGIMIDADEEGYLLQIFTRPVEDRPTLFFEIIQRMGARGFGAGNFKALFESIEREQELRGTL, from the coding sequence ATGTCAGATATCAAGAACGTAGATTACGGATTAGAAAAAATATTTGAAGGAGCACAGGACTTCCTTCCGCTGCTAGGAACAGATTATGTAGAACTATATGTAGGTAATGCCAAACAAGCGGCTCATTTCTACAAGACCGCTTTTGGTTTTCAGTCTTATGCCTACAAAGGTTTAGAAACAGGGAGTAAAGACACTGTTTCTTATGTTGTAAAACAAGACAAGATTAGATTGGTACTTACCACCCCGTTAAACTCCAAACACCCAATTAATGACCACATCGTTAAACACGGTGATGGGGTAAAGGTAGTTGCACTCTGGGTAGATGACGCGACTCAGGCTTGGAAAGAAACCACCTCTAGAGGTGCTAAGTCCTACATGGAGCCAACCACTGAAAAAGACGAGCATGGAGAGATTGTGAGGTCTGGAATTTACACTTACGGAGAAACGGTTCACATCTTTGTGGAGCGAAAAAACTATGACGGTTTGTTCATGCCTGGCTTTGTGAAGTGGGAGTCTGAATACAATCCGGAACCGCTTGGATTAAAGTATATCGATCACATGGTAGGTAACGTGGGATGGGGAGAAATGAATACCTGGGTTAAATGGTATGAGGATATCATGGGATTCGAGAACTTTCTTTCATTTGACGACAAACAAATTCATACCGAATATTCAGCGCTCATGAGTAAAGTAATGAGTAATGGTAACGGAAGAATTAAATTCCCGATCAACGAACCTGCGGAAGGAAAGAAAAAATCGCAAATTGAAGAGTATCTGGACTTCTATGAGGGACCAGGAGTGCAGCACATTGCAGTTGCTACCAATGACATCATTGCCACTGTAAAAGGAATGCGAGCAAGAGGAGTTGAATTCTTAAGCACGCCACCTGACACCTATTATTCTGCTGCACCAGAGAGACTGGCTGAGTTTGATCATGAGCTCAGAGAGGACCTAGAGACGTTAAAAAAACTGGGAATTATGATCGATGCCGATGAAGAAGGTTATTTGTTGCAGATTTTTACGAGACCAGTTGAAGACAGACCGACCTTATTCTTCGAGATTATTCAAAGAATGGGAGCGAGAGGTTTCGGAGCTGGAAACTTTAAAGCGTTGTTCGAATCAATTGAAAGAGAACAAGAGTTAAGAGGAACATTATAA